The proteins below come from a single Cervus elaphus chromosome 4, mCerEla1.1, whole genome shotgun sequence genomic window:
- the C4H16orf87 gene encoding UPF0547 protein C16orf87 homolog, producing the protein MSATRAKKVKMATKSCPECDQQVPVACKSCPCGYIFISRKLLNAKHPEKSPSSTENKHEAKRRRTERVRREKINSTVNKDLENRKRSRSNSHSDHIRRGRGRPKSASAKKHEEEREKQEKEIDIYANLSDEKAFVFSVALAEINRKIINQRLIL; encoded by the exons ATGTCTGCAACTCGAGCTAAGAAAGTGAAGATGGCCACCAAATCATGCCCCGAGTGTGACCAACAG gTTCCTGTTGCATGTAAATCATGTCCCTGTGGTTACATATTTATTAGCAGAAAACTTTTAAATGCAAAACACCCAGAAAAATCACCATCTTCTACAG AAAACAAGCATGAGGCCAAGAGGAGGCGAACAGAGAGAGTTAGGCGAGAGAAGATCAATTCTACAGTAAataaagatttagaaaacagaaagaggtcTCGAAGTAACAGCCATTCAGATCATATCAGACGAGGAAGAGGAAGACCTAAAAGTGCATCTGCCAAAAAACATGAGGAAGAAAGAG agaaacaggaaaaggaaattgACATCTATGCTAACCTCTCTGATGAAAAGGCTTTCGTGTTTTCAGTCGCCTTggcagaaataaatagaaaaattattaatCAAAGACTTATTCTCTGA